The DNA sequence CGTCGAGCAGAACGCGCGGATGGCCCTGGGCGTGTGCGATCAGGTGCTCGTGCTCGGCAAGGGCGCCGTCGTCTTCGCGGGCTCCACCGCCGAGTTCCGCCGCCGCGAGGCCGAGCTCAAGGGCCGCTACCTCTCCGTGTAACTCCTGACGCGTTCTTGCATTCCGACGCCTCCCCCTTATCTACTCAGCCCTCGCCTCAGGGCTTCGCCCTTCAGCTCGAACTGCGGCCCTCTCCCCCTCCGGGGGCGAGGGATAAAGGAAACATTCTGACCCTCTCCCGGTGGGGTGGGGATTGCGTTCTGTGATTCTCCCGGCACTGTGATTTAGGATCCCTCTCCCCCATTGGGGGAGAGGGCAGGGTGAGGGGGAGCGCTAGCCGAGGCGGCCGCGGCGGACGATGGTGCGGCGTAGCGTGCCCTCGCCGATGAGCTCGCGCGGGTTGTGCGCCTCGACCCGGAACAGGAGCTTGCGGCCGTCCACTTCGAGGAGCTCGGTGCGCGTGACGAACGACTCGCCGACCGGGGTCGGGCGCCTGTGGCGGACGCAGATCTCGTAGCCCACCGTGGTGTAGCCCTCCGGCAGAAAGCGCTGGGTCGAGTCCTGGGCGGCCATCTCCATCTCCAGGATCATCCACGCTGCCATGAGCACGCCCGGTCCGCCGGCGTGAGTCGTGGCCATGCTCTGAGTGACCACGGCCTTCCGCTCGCCCCGCAGGCCGGGCACGAGGCCCGGAAAGCCGGGCTCCGTCACAGTGTCCGGACCCGGTGTCGCAGCTCGAACTTCTGGATCTTTCCGGTGGCGGTGGTCGGGAGCGGGCCGAAGATCACCAAGCGGGGCACCGCGAAACGCGGGAGGTTCTCGCGGGCGAAGGCGATGAGCTCCTCGGCCGTCACCGTCATGCCCGGGCGCAGCTCCACGAACGCGCACGGCGTCTCCCCCCACGTCTCGTCGGGGCGCGCCACCACGGCGGCCAGGGCGACGGCGGGGTGACGGATGAGCGCCGCCTCCACGGCGAGGCTCGAGATGTTCTCGCCGCCCGAGATGATGATGTCCTTGGAGCGATCCTTGATCTCGAGGTAGCCGTCGGGATGCTGGACGGCGAGGTCGCCCGTGTGAAACCACCCGCCGGTCAGGGCGGCCTCGGTGGCCGCCTTATCCTTTAAATAGCCGAGCATCACCGTGTTGCCGCGCAGCATGATCTCGCCCAGGGTCTTGCCGTCGGCGGGAACGGGGGCGAGCGTCTTCGGATCGGCAACGATCTGTCCGTCGACCACGTGGTAGGGCACGCCCTGGCGAGCCTGCTGAGCGGCCTGCTCCTCCGGTCCCAGCCCATCCCAGGCGTCTTGCCAGGCGCA is a window from the Candidatus Methylomirabilota bacterium genome containing:
- a CDS encoding thioesterase, producing MTEPGFPGLVPGLRGERKAVVTQSMATTHAGGPGVLMAAWMILEMEMAAQDSTQRFLPEGYTTVGYEICVRHRRPTPVGESFVTRTELLEVDGRKLLFRVEAHNPRELIGEGTLRRTIVRRGRLG